A region from the Nostoc sp. HK-01 genome encodes:
- a CDS encoding prevent-host-death family protein, which yields MEKVELQLDTKTLEKALALAQSHHCDLSELFAYAIEHLTAAEPILVSSENYQELINRVNELEDMLLGQAAEVALNQSTMVGTENFTSALERLANGEA from the coding sequence ATGGAAAAAGTCGAACTGCAACTTGATACTAAAACCCTAGAAAAAGCACTTGCCTTAGCACAGTCCCATCATTGTGACTTGTCAGAATTGTTTGCATACGCAATTGAACACCTCACAGCAGCAGAACCAATATTGGTGTCATCAGAAAATTATCAAGAATTAATTAATCGAGTGAATGAATTGGAGGATATGCTATTAGGTCAAGCGGCTGAAGTAGCTCTGAATCAATCAACAATGGTTGGTACTGAGAATTTTACATCTGCACTGGAGCGTTTAGCGAATGGCGAGGCTTGA
- a CDS encoding plasmid stabilization system protein gives MARLDGLGTVLDFLNGLQPKIAAQIAKKVLALNIEPLPADSQQLSGYQGYYRVDSGEYRIVYRFFPEEDLVEIILVGKRNDDDVYKKLKRLLG, from the coding sequence ATGGCGAGGCTTGATGGTTTAGGAACTGTTCTAGATTTTTTGAATGGTTTGCAGCCAAAAATAGCAGCGCAGATTGCGAAAAAAGTATTGGCTTTGAATATTGAGCCTTTACCTGCTGATAGTCAGCAGTTATCTGGCTATCAAGGTTATTATCGAGTTGATAGTGGCGAATATCGCATTGTTTATCGTTTTTTTCCTGAAGAAGATTTAGTAGAAATAATTTTAGTGGGTAAACGCAATGATGATGATGTCTACAAAAAGTTAAAGCGTTTGTTGGGATAA
- a CDS encoding phosphate regulon transcriptional regulator, translated as MEAVVYNSNPDSSQLARAIRRLERDVLRMGALVEQSFRLSHQALFARNLIAAEELPKLDKKIDRFYRQIESDCTAIMTQAPTAQDLRCLSAFMQLVRDLERIGDYAKDLAKIAIKLFPYEPHTSLPEIEIMSHHAQAMLATSLVALADLDEAGGRGIKHLDDAVDNAYDRLYQTLAQQRDIPGVVEPIILLALAIRCLERMADHATNIGQRVAYIVTGQRT; from the coding sequence GTGGAAGCTGTCGTTTATAATTCCAACCCTGACAGTTCTCAGTTAGCACGCGCTATCAGGCGCTTAGAACGAGATGTTTTACGTATGGGAGCTTTGGTAGAACAATCATTTCGCCTCAGCCACCAAGCGTTATTTGCTCGTAACCTAATAGCTGCTGAAGAACTACCCAAATTAGATAAAAAAATTGACCGTTTTTATAGACAAATAGAATCAGACTGCACAGCAATTATGACACAAGCGCCAACAGCCCAAGATTTGCGCTGTTTAAGTGCTTTCATGCAATTAGTCCGAGATTTAGAACGCATAGGTGACTATGCTAAAGATTTAGCTAAAATTGCCATTAAACTCTTTCCTTATGAGCCTCATACATCTTTGCCAGAAATTGAAATCATGTCACACCATGCACAGGCGATGTTAGCAACTAGCTTGGTAGCTTTGGCAGATTTAGATGAAGCTGGTGGCCGGGGAATTAAGCATCTAGATGATGCTGTTGATAATGCTTACGATCGCCTTTATCAAACTCTAGCTCAACAACGAGATATACCTGGAGTTGTAGAGCCAATTATCCTGTTGGCGCTGGCAATTCGTTGTCTGGAACGTATGGCTGATCATGCTACTAATATTGGTCAAAGAGTAGCATATATTGTTACTGGTCAACGCACTTAA
- a CDS encoding dolichol-phosphate mannosyltransferase, with translation MRNNQNNTLLTVPSGNLQIPEFPPQNVTTDKTNIYFSLIIPTYKERDNIAKVIKILCELIEEFISEDYELIVVDDDSPDRTWEVAQSMMAEYPNLRVMRRQQERGLSSAVIRGWQAARGSVLGVIDGDLQHPPEVLAQLLRGIAQGADLAVASRHIEGGGVSSWSAVRRFLSRGAQVLGLIFLPGVLGRVSDPMSGYFMVRRSCIAGVTLNPVGYKILLEVIGRGNVGEIAEVGYVFCERQEGESKVTWKQYIEYLHHLLRLRLTTKQVGQKSSFPISRFLRFGLVGLSGVFVDMAILYLLSDPTTLALPLTRSKIIAGEIAVFNNFLWNDAWTFADVSQRQQEWHHRLKRFLKFNLVCLAGLGINVLVLNLVFNFVIPNRYIANLIAIAVATVWNFWVNLKLSWRVTDVK, from the coding sequence ATGAGAAATAACCAAAATAATACATTATTAACAGTGCCATCTGGCAATTTACAGATTCCAGAATTTCCGCCTCAGAATGTAACAACAGACAAGACAAATATTTATTTCTCTCTAATAATTCCCACTTATAAAGAGCGTGACAACATCGCCAAGGTCATCAAGATTCTATGCGAACTGATAGAGGAATTTATCTCAGAAGATTACGAGCTAATTGTGGTAGATGATGATAGTCCAGACCGCACTTGGGAAGTAGCGCAATCAATGATGGCAGAATATCCTAACTTGCGGGTGATGCGTCGCCAACAAGAACGGGGATTATCTTCAGCAGTTATCCGCGGGTGGCAAGCTGCTAGGGGGAGTGTTTTAGGCGTAATTGATGGAGATTTACAACACCCGCCAGAAGTGTTGGCGCAGCTGTTACGTGGTATTGCACAGGGCGCAGATTTGGCTGTGGCGAGTCGTCATATAGAAGGTGGCGGTGTCAGCAGTTGGAGTGCTGTCAGACGTTTTTTGTCTCGTGGCGCTCAAGTGTTGGGTTTGATTTTCTTACCTGGGGTATTAGGGAGAGTTTCTGACCCGATGAGTGGTTATTTTATGGTGCGTCGGAGTTGTATTGCAGGTGTAACGCTTAATCCTGTAGGCTACAAAATTCTCCTAGAGGTGATTGGACGGGGAAATGTAGGAGAAATCGCAGAGGTTGGTTATGTATTCTGCGAGCGCCAAGAAGGTGAAAGCAAAGTGACATGGAAACAATATATAGAATACTTACATCACTTATTGCGCTTACGGCTAACTACAAAACAGGTGGGACAAAAATCTTCTTTTCCCATTAGTCGATTTCTCCGCTTTGGCTTGGTCGGACTAAGTGGGGTATTTGTGGATATGGCAATACTTTATCTACTTAGCGACCCAACGACTTTAGCTTTACCCCTAACACGTAGTAAAATTATTGCTGGTGAAATTGCAGTTTTTAATAATTTTTTGTGGAATGATGCTTGGACATTTGCTGATGTGAGTCAGAGACAGCAAGAATGGCATCATCGTCTGAAGCGGTTTTTGAAATTTAATCTTGTTTGCTTGGCAGGATTGGGAATAAATGTGTTGGTGTTAAATTTAGTGTTTAATTTTGTGATTCCCAATCGTTATATTGCTAACTTAATTGCGATCGCAGTTGCGACTGTCTGGAATTTTTGGGTGAATTTAAAACTGAGTTGGCGCGTCACTGATGTGAAATAA
- a CDS encoding Crp/Fnr family transcriptional regulator, whose translation MTSTSLTPTFSTASVSEQLSVKIFARKEIIPLRNEVIWRIDRGAVRTLTWAEDGTFITLGYWGPGDLIGSPLSKIKPYQIECLTSVEVSIVPSYLWHQEIEGLFNHIQQSEELLSIVHLKPISLRLWKFLLWLSDKFGRNVEQDKDKVIDINITHQEIAEVLNTTRVTITRLLQQFEEEDVLLRYKRRIILRLPNKFTRQTIVKNNVY comes from the coding sequence ATGACATCCACCAGTTTGACACCAACATTCTCTACGGCATCTGTAAGCGAACAACTATCAGTCAAAATCTTTGCCAGAAAAGAAATTATTCCCCTACGAAATGAGGTAATATGGCGCATAGACAGGGGTGCAGTACGTACCCTAACTTGGGCTGAAGATGGAACATTCATCACTTTAGGTTATTGGGGGCCAGGAGATTTAATTGGCTCTCCTTTATCGAAAATTAAACCTTACCAAATTGAGTGCCTTACCAGTGTAGAGGTCAGTATTGTACCATCTTATTTGTGGCATCAAGAGATTGAAGGTTTATTTAACCATATTCAACAGTCAGAAGAACTTTTAAGCATAGTTCATCTCAAACCAATTTCCCTGCGCTTATGGAAATTTTTATTATGGCTGAGTGATAAGTTTGGTCGCAATGTCGAACAAGATAAAGATAAAGTTATCGATATCAACATCACCCATCAGGAAATAGCAGAAGTTTTAAATACAACTAGGGTGACAATTACAAGACTATTACAACAGTTTGAAGAAGAAGATGTCTTATTAAGATACAAGCGGCGGATTATTTTGCGTTTACCAAATAAATTTACTAGACAAACTATAGTGAAAAACAATGTTTATTGA
- a CDS encoding radical SAM domain-containing protein, producing MINTSIENILERALLGYDLSPQEGVALLKQTDPKAIAAIRSTANQLRYNQVGDTVTYIINRNINFTNICEQHCSFCAFRRDDGDAGAYWLDWGQILEKSQDAVRRGATEICMQGGLNPQAQINGKSLPYYLKLVATIKQAFPHIHLHAFSPQEVQFIARLDGLDYATVIAALRDAGVGSMPGTAAEVLDDEVRKVLCPEKIDTATWLEIVSTAHKLGLPTTSTMLSGHIETPEQQIGHLEKLRSLQQTAINQGYPAKITEFIVLPFVGQEAPKSLRRRVGRDQPILADALLLGAVARIYLGNWIPNHQPSWVKLGLAGAKEALVWGCNDIGGTLMEEHITTMAGAVGGTCMEVESLQNAIASLKRPYQQRDTLYQKVLSRELYYF from the coding sequence GTGATAAACACTTCTATTGAAAACATTCTTGAGCGTGCCTTACTGGGGTACGATTTATCTCCTCAAGAGGGGGTAGCGTTGTTAAAACAAACTGACCCCAAGGCGATCGCCGCCATTCGTAGCACCGCCAATCAACTCCGCTACAATCAGGTAGGTGACACTGTAACTTATATCATCAACCGCAATATTAACTTTACTAACATTTGCGAACAGCATTGTAGTTTTTGTGCATTCCGCAGAGATGATGGTGATGCGGGTGCTTATTGGTTAGATTGGGGGCAAATTTTAGAAAAGTCACAAGATGCAGTTCGTCGGGGGGCGACAGAAATATGTATGCAGGGTGGATTAAACCCCCAAGCCCAGATTAACGGTAAATCTTTACCTTATTACCTCAAATTAGTTGCAACTATTAAACAAGCATTTCCTCACATTCATTTACACGCCTTTTCGCCCCAAGAGGTGCAGTTTATCGCCAGACTTGATGGGTTAGATTATGCAACTGTGATTGCGGCTTTGCGTGATGCTGGTGTTGGTTCTATGCCAGGTACAGCCGCCGAAGTGTTAGATGATGAAGTCAGAAAAGTATTGTGTCCAGAGAAAATTGACACAGCTACTTGGTTAGAAATTGTCTCCACAGCCCATAAATTAGGTTTACCCACCACTAGCACCATGCTATCGGGACATATCGAAACCCCAGAACAGCAAATTGGTCATTTAGAAAAATTGCGATCGCTGCAACAAACTGCCATTAATCAAGGCTATCCAGCAAAAATTACCGAGTTTATTGTCTTACCCTTTGTTGGTCAAGAAGCGCCGAAATCCTTACGCCGTCGAGTGGGGCGCGATCAACCAATCTTAGCTGATGCTTTGTTATTAGGGGCTGTAGCCCGGATTTACTTAGGGAATTGGATTCCTAATCATCAACCAAGTTGGGTAAAGTTGGGACTAGCTGGGGCGAAAGAAGCTTTAGTTTGGGGTTGCAATGATATTGGTGGCACTTTAATGGAAGAACACATTACCACAATGGCGGGTGCTGTGGGTGGAACTTGTATGGAAGTGGAAAGTTTGCAAAATGCGATCGCATCTTTAAAACGACCTTATCAACAACGCGATACTCTCTATCAAAAAGTGCTGAGTAGAGAATTATATTACTTTTGA
- a CDS encoding two component transcriptional regulator — translation MYTSESTKYSARADIGHTSQILVVEDEELIQEMLSVALEEEGYEVVTAPDGRVAIEYLKNFEANSGEFPFDLVILDLMLPQINGLDICRLLRHQGNPVPILMLSAKGSETDRVLGLEVGADDYLTKPFSMRELVARCRALLRRQRLSTLPQLPVLKHKDVTLNPQECRVLVRGQEVNLSPKEFRLLELFMSYARRVWSREQLLDQVWGPDFVGDSKTVDVHIRWLREKLELDPSHPEYIVTVRGFGYRFG, via the coding sequence ATGTACACCAGTGAATCGACCAAGTATTCTGCTAGAGCAGATATCGGACACACCAGCCAGATTCTAGTGGTAGAAGATGAAGAGTTAATCCAAGAGATGCTATCTGTAGCCTTGGAAGAGGAAGGTTATGAGGTCGTAACAGCACCAGATGGGCGGGTAGCGATCGAGTATCTCAAAAACTTTGAAGCCAATTCAGGCGAGTTTCCCTTTGATTTGGTAATTCTTGACTTGATGTTACCGCAAATCAATGGTCTAGATATTTGCCGCTTGCTACGCCATCAAGGCAATCCAGTGCCGATTTTGATGCTCAGTGCTAAGGGTAGTGAAACCGATCGCGTGTTGGGTTTAGAAGTCGGTGCAGACGACTATCTCACCAAACCTTTTAGTATGCGGGAATTAGTGGCTCGGTGTCGCGCACTGCTGCGTCGCCAACGTTTAAGCACTCTACCGCAGCTACCAGTTCTGAAACACAAAGATGTTACCTTAAACCCCCAAGAATGTCGTGTGTTAGTGCGGGGTCAAGAAGTGAACCTTTCCCCAAAAGAATTCCGGTTGTTGGAATTGTTTATGAGTTATGCGCGGCGAGTTTGGTCGCGGGAGCAGTTGTTGGATCAGGTTTGGGGGCCAGATTTCGTTGGGGATAGCAAAACTGTGGATGTTCACATTCGCTGGTTACGAGAGAAATTAGAATTAGATCCTAGCCATCCCGAATATATTGTGACTGTGAGAGGATTTGGCTATCGATTCGGATAA
- a CDS encoding carbohydrate-selective porin OprB, which yields MTKSFWNVLKFSPAVLAATVLTANSALAGEANEQVTTVAQLSEQSDSMAQVTSVSQFSDVQPTDWAFQALQSLVERYGCIAGYPNGTYRGNRALTRYEFAAGLNACLDRVNELIATATADLVTKEDLATLQRLQEEFSAELATLRGRVDALEARTAELEANQFSTTTKLVGEVIFDASQAFGDNVAVRNPGTPTRDLTSNTTFDYRARLNLLSSFTGTDQLQVRLQAGNIVNNRDVTGTNQTRLSFADPTDNQVQVDKINYAFNLSDSIRVKIDANTGELWENVNVFNPDFRSSGTGSISRYGRFSPIYRLGSGGSALTVTFNPKGTISLTGAYLASKSSTPNDGFGLFNGDYTAFGQIEFKPSKAFNLGLAYAHTYDGATTSPAGTASNAVNFTGGNGSLNAISPFGTGTATTGNHYGIQASFKPSDKLTLSGWAGYSNAVAETGANRGRDADVVYWAGTLALRDLGQKGNVLGIVFGQPPTVTENPDATRRDGKSTYHLEGLYKIKVSNNIQVTPGLLVIFNPENNSRNDTIYVGTLRTTFSF from the coding sequence ATGACTAAATCTTTCTGGAATGTTCTGAAGTTCAGTCCAGCTGTTCTAGCTGCGACTGTATTAACTGCTAACAGTGCCTTAGCTGGTGAAGCTAACGAACAAGTCACAACTGTTGCTCAGTTGTCCGAACAATCTGATAGCATGGCACAGGTAACATCTGTTTCGCAGTTTTCGGATGTACAGCCAACAGATTGGGCATTCCAAGCCTTACAGTCTTTAGTAGAACGTTACGGTTGTATAGCAGGTTATCCCAACGGCACATATCGCGGCAACCGGGCTTTAACTCGTTATGAGTTTGCTGCTGGTTTGAATGCTTGTTTAGATAGAGTTAACGAACTAATCGCTACAGCCACAGCTGATTTAGTCACCAAAGAAGACTTAGCCACATTACAGCGTTTACAAGAAGAATTTTCTGCGGAACTCGCAACTCTGCGTGGTCGGGTAGATGCACTAGAAGCACGTACAGCAGAATTAGAAGCAAACCAATTCTCTACCACCACCAAGTTAGTTGGTGAAGTGATTTTCGACGCATCTCAAGCCTTTGGTGACAATGTAGCGGTACGCAATCCTGGTACACCAACAAGAGATTTAACGTCTAATACGACTTTTGACTACCGAGCGCGTTTAAACTTATTAAGTAGCTTTACAGGCACAGATCAACTGCAAGTCCGGTTACAAGCAGGTAATATCGTCAACAATAGAGATGTAACTGGTACAAACCAAACCCGCTTGTCTTTTGCAGACCCGACTGACAACCAAGTTCAGGTTGACAAAATTAACTACGCTTTCAATTTAAGCGATTCTATTCGTGTCAAAATTGATGCCAATACCGGGGAATTATGGGAGAACGTCAACGTCTTCAACCCAGACTTTAGAAGCAGTGGTACAGGTTCAATCTCGCGCTATGGACGTTTTAGCCCCATTTATCGTCTAGGATCTGGCGGTTCTGCCTTAACAGTCACCTTTAACCCTAAAGGTACAATTAGCTTAACTGGTGCTTATTTAGCATCCAAGTCTAGTACTCCTAATGACGGTTTTGGCCTGTTCAACGGTGACTATACAGCCTTTGGACAAATAGAATTTAAACCCAGCAAAGCTTTTAATCTGGGTCTGGCTTATGCCCATACTTATGACGGTGCTACCACTTCACCTGCTGGTACTGCAAGTAACGCTGTCAACTTCACCGGAGGTAACGGTAGTCTAAATGCTATCAGCCCCTTTGGAACTGGTACTGCTACTACAGGTAATCACTACGGTATACAAGCGAGCTTTAAACCTAGCGATAAGTTGACACTTAGTGGTTGGGCTGGCTATTCCAATGCAGTAGCTGAAACTGGTGCAAACAGAGGTAGAGATGCAGATGTCGTCTACTGGGCTGGTACCTTAGCACTCAGAGACCTTGGCCAAAAAGGTAACGTACTTGGTATCGTGTTTGGTCAACCACCAACAGTCACAGAAAATCCTGATGCTACTCGTAGAGATGGAAAAAGTACTTACCATTTAGAAGGTCTGTATAAAATCAAAGTTAGCAACAACATTCAAGTTACCCCTGGTTTGTTGGTAATCTTCAACCCAGAAAACAACAGCAGAAACGATACCATCTACGTTGGTACACTGCGTACTACCTTCTCGTTCTAG
- a CDS encoding histidine kinase: MFLLGFILGLAVGIGFWIWQQVQLNRYLERVLQPYSKSTDLALPLLPRLRQEIKTLQQQRQDLQKSLQTYQDLLDFAPMGYLQVDEENQLLWCNQQAREILYLQRWQPGQVRLLLELVRSYELDRLIEQIRDRQKPQTKEWLFHPSSDNPAELPTIKSMTLRASGLPLPNGQVGVFLENRQPLLDVNQERDRSFSDLAHELRTPLTSIRLVAETLQHRLEPPLNRWVDRLMQEVDRLISLVQGWLELTQIEANPKMQLHLEKVEVRSLIASVWETLEPLAQRQHLSLNYSGPEDIWIKADQARIYQVFLNLLDNSIKYSSPSTNIQVEAKIRFLEDNHQDNSLHPTLELNLIDSGTGFSEADLPHIFERFYRGDKARTHSSLADNSIGSIVGNGLGLAIVRQILLAHGGSIKAMNHPQTGGAWMQVILPEVVANSQSQDYS; this comes from the coding sequence ATGTTCTTATTGGGATTTATTCTAGGTTTGGCCGTAGGTATCGGTTTTTGGATTTGGCAACAGGTTCAACTAAACCGTTACCTAGAGAGAGTTTTGCAACCCTACTCTAAATCTACTGATTTAGCCTTACCGCTTTTACCCCGTTTGCGTCAGGAAATCAAGACATTACAGCAGCAGCGCCAAGATTTGCAAAAATCCCTGCAAACATATCAAGACCTGTTGGATTTTGCACCAATGGGATATTTGCAAGTAGATGAAGAAAATCAACTGCTGTGGTGTAACCAACAAGCAAGAGAAATTTTATATCTGCAAAGATGGCAACCAGGACAAGTACGCTTGTTATTAGAGTTAGTACGCTCCTATGAATTAGACAGATTAATTGAGCAAATACGCGATCGCCAAAAACCCCAAACTAAAGAGTGGTTATTTCATCCCTCATCCGACAATCCAGCAGAATTACCCACCATCAAGTCTATGACTTTACGGGCATCTGGCTTGCCCTTACCCAATGGACAAGTTGGTGTATTTCTAGAAAATCGTCAACCACTGCTAGACGTAAATCAAGAACGCGATCGCTCATTTTCTGATTTAGCTCACGAACTCAGAACACCGTTAACTTCCATTCGTCTCGTTGCAGAAACCTTACAACATCGATTAGAACCGCCGTTAAATCGCTGGGTTGACCGTTTGATGCAAGAAGTTGACAGACTAATTAGCTTAGTTCAAGGCTGGTTAGAACTGACACAAATTGAAGCCAACCCCAAAATGCAATTGCATCTGGAAAAAGTCGAAGTGCGATCGCTAATTGCATCGGTGTGGGAAACTTTAGAACCTTTAGCACAAAGACAACATCTTTCTCTGAACTATTCGGGGCCAGAAGACATTTGGATTAAAGCCGATCAAGCCCGGATTTATCAAGTTTTTCTCAACTTGCTAGACAATAGTATTAAATACAGTTCTCCTAGCACAAACATTCAAGTGGAAGCAAAAATTAGATTTTTAGAAGACAATCATCAAGATAATTCTCTACATCCCACCTTAGAACTAAATTTAATTGATTCAGGTACAGGTTTTTCGGAAGCAGATTTACCGCATATTTTTGAGCGATTTTATCGCGGCGATAAAGCCCGAACACATTCGTCCTTAGCCGATAATTCTATTGGATCGATTGTCGGTAATGGTTTAGGATTAGCGATCGTCCGACAAATTCTTTTAGCTCACGGTGGTTCCATCAAAGCCATGAATCACCCCCAAACAGGTGGTGCTTGGATGCAGGTGATACTTCCCGAAGTTGTGGCGAACTCTCAAAGCCAAGACTATAGTTAA
- a CDS encoding photosystem II 11 kD protein — translation MKRYWSRLLALVLVLAIGLIGCSSPDSLSGDYRQDTLTVVSTLRKALEVSESSPDRAELQADARQKINDFSARYQRAGSISGLSSFTTMRTALNSLAGHYSSYPNRPVPQKLKTRLEQEFQQVESALKRGA, via the coding sequence ATGAAACGCTATTGGTCGCGTCTGCTTGCCTTAGTTTTGGTTTTAGCCATTGGTTTAATTGGCTGTTCTAGTCCTGATAGTTTGTCGGGGGACTATCGTCAAGACACATTGACTGTAGTCAGTACCTTGAGAAAAGCCCTAGAAGTATCTGAAAGTTCACCAGATAGAGCAGAACTACAGGCAGATGCGCGTCAAAAAATAAACGATTTTTCTGCCCGCTATCAACGGGCTGGTTCGATTTCGGGTTTAAGTTCTTTTACAACCATGCGTACCGCCCTCAACTCTCTGGCGGGACACTACAGTTCTTACCCAAACCGTCCAGTTCCTCAAAAGCTGAAAACCCGTTTAGAACAGGAGTTTCAGCAAGTAGAGTCTGCATTAAAGCGTGGTGCTTAA